The following are encoded in a window of Carya illinoinensis cultivar Pawnee chromosome 15, C.illinoinensisPawnee_v1, whole genome shotgun sequence genomic DNA:
- the LOC122296281 gene encoding disease resistance protein RUN1-like isoform X2, producing the protein MQVCMMHDADKEIFLDIAFFVKGESLENVTKIFDFCGFYPNHGIERLKDKCLITIEGHNKRVGMHDLLQSMGREIVRQESPKKPSKRSRLWNHEDIHKVLQDSTGPNKIEGILLDLLKGDEVISLHSEAFRNMESLRVFVNHNAHFSCAPNYFSKKLSVLDWNNYPSPYLPPNFQGKNLIILRMRHSLIKELGDGFKPKNLTIMKFENCEFLEKIPDVSSLSNLKELPVQFCTRLVEVHDSVGSLENLSMLDFFHCSTLRILPSSLNLRSLCYLGLQDCPSIRYLPEIECKMESLIELNLHDTAIEELPLSIENLIRLESLYLRGCKNLMRLPIACIRLQHLRWLEIGGNCPNFEQKMMDDGLSLLAIESTKMEEEMSLREERLHELESPTNSSNGSTGLQLLNLQNCFQSETNFFPISSLFTMFNSFASLRHLYLSSTYIVCLLTSIKDIMSLESLSLSYCCKLEEILELLPNITEVDVRGCKSVEIFWEVLKILELNGSHVRSLRRTDLDKMHENIWNDRVQNPFIVEGSL; encoded by the exons ATGCAGGTCTGCATGATGCATGATGCTGATAAGGAAATATtccttgatattgcatttttcgTCAAAGGAGAATCTTTGGAAAATGTCAcgaaaatatttgatttttgtggtttttatcCGAATCATGGAATCGAGAGGCTTAAAGACAAGTGTCTTATTACTATTGAAGGGCATAATAAACGTgttgggatgcatgacttgctACAATCTATGGGACGAGAAATTGTTCGACAAGAATCACCCAAAAAACCTAGCAAACGTAGTAGACTATGGAATCACGAGGATATCCATAAAGTGTTGCAAGACAGTACG GGGCCAAACAAAATTGAAGGCATACTATTAGATTTACTCAAAGGTGATGAGGTGATCAGCTTGCATTCGGAAGCATTTCGAAATATGGAAAGCCTTAGAGTCTTTGTAAATCATAATGCACATTTTTCTTGTGCACCCAATTATTTCTCTAAGAAATTAAGTGTCCTTGATTGGAATAACTATCCTTCACCATATTTGCCACCTAATTTTCAAGGGAAGAATCTCATTATTTTGAGAATGCGGCATAGCCTCATAAAGGAGTTAGGGGATGGATTCAAGCCCAAG aATTTGACGATTATGAAATTCGAAAATTGTGAATTCTTAGAAAAGATTCCAGATGTTTCAAGCctctcaaatttgaaggaattgcCTGTCCAATTTTGTACAAGATTAGTTGAGGTGCATGATTCCGTTGGATCTTTGGAAAATCTTTCTATGTTGGATTTTTTTCATTGCTCTACACTCCGAATCCTTCCAAGTAGCCTCAATTTGAGATCTTTATGCTATCTTGGTCTTCAGGATTGCCCAAGCATTCGTTATCTTCCTGAAATCGAGTGTAAAATGGAATCTTTAATTGAATTGAATCTACATGACACCGCAATAGAAGAGCTACCTTTATCCATCGAGAACCTCATACGACTCGAATCTTTATATTTAAGAGGCTGCAAAAACCTTATGCGTCTCCCAATTGCTTGCATTCGGCTGCAACATTTACGTTGGCTCGAGATTGGTGGTAATTGTCCAAATTTTGAACAGAAGATGATGGATGATGGGCTATCCCTTCTGGCTATTGAGTCTACAAAAATGGAAGAGGAGATGTCATTACGTGAAGAACGACTCCATGAATTGGAGTCTCCAACGAATTCAAGCAATGGGAGCACTGGATTACAATTGTTGAATCTTCAAAATTGTTTCCAATCAGaaacaaatttctttccaatATCTAGTTTATTTACCATGTTTAACTCCTTTGCCAGTTTGCGTCATTTATATCTATCGTCCACGTATATTGTTTGCCTTCTCACGAGCATCAAAGATATTATGAGCCTCGAATCTCTTTCCTTGAGCTATTGTTGTAAACTTGAAGAAATACTAGAGCTTCTACCAAATATAACAGAAGTAGATGTTAGGGGATGCAAGTCAGTAGAAATATTTTGGGaagtattaaaaatattagaacTCAATGGAAGCCATGTCAGATCGCTACGAAGAACTGATTTGGACAAAATGCATGAGAATATATGGAATGATAGAGTGCAAAATCCTTTTATTGTGgaag GGAGTCTATGA
- the LOC122296281 gene encoding disease resistance protein RUN1-like isoform X1, giving the protein MQVCMMHDADKEIFLDIAFFVKGESLENVTKIFDFCGFYPNHGIERLKDKCLITIEGHNKRVGMHDLLQSMGREIVRQESPKKPSKRSRLWNHEDIHKVLQDSTGPNKIEGILLDLLKGDEVISLHSEAFRNMESLRVFVNHNAHFSCAPNYFSKKLSVLDWNNYPSPYLPPNFQGKNLIILRMRHSLIKELGDGFKPKNLTIMKFENCEFLEKIPDVSSLSNLKELPVQFCTRLVEVHDSVGSLENLSMLDFFHCSTLRILPSSLNLRSLCYLGLQDCPSIRYLPEIECKMESLIELNLHDTAIEELPLSIENLIRLESLYLRGCKNLMRLPIACIRLQHLRWLEIGGNCPNFEQKMMDDGLSLLAIESTKMEEEMSLREERLHELESPTNSSNGSTGLQLLNLQNCFQSETNFFPISSLFTMFNSFASLRHLYLSSTYIVCLLTSIKDIMSLESLSLSYCCKLEEILELLPNITEVDVRGCKSVEIFWEVLKILELNGSHVRSLRRTDLDKMHENIWNDRVQNPFIVEGMYVCVISFLIVCMA; this is encoded by the exons ATGCAGGTCTGCATGATGCATGATGCTGATAAGGAAATATtccttgatattgcatttttcgTCAAAGGAGAATCTTTGGAAAATGTCAcgaaaatatttgatttttgtggtttttatcCGAATCATGGAATCGAGAGGCTTAAAGACAAGTGTCTTATTACTATTGAAGGGCATAATAAACGTgttgggatgcatgacttgctACAATCTATGGGACGAGAAATTGTTCGACAAGAATCACCCAAAAAACCTAGCAAACGTAGTAGACTATGGAATCACGAGGATATCCATAAAGTGTTGCAAGACAGTACG GGGCCAAACAAAATTGAAGGCATACTATTAGATTTACTCAAAGGTGATGAGGTGATCAGCTTGCATTCGGAAGCATTTCGAAATATGGAAAGCCTTAGAGTCTTTGTAAATCATAATGCACATTTTTCTTGTGCACCCAATTATTTCTCTAAGAAATTAAGTGTCCTTGATTGGAATAACTATCCTTCACCATATTTGCCACCTAATTTTCAAGGGAAGAATCTCATTATTTTGAGAATGCGGCATAGCCTCATAAAGGAGTTAGGGGATGGATTCAAGCCCAAG aATTTGACGATTATGAAATTCGAAAATTGTGAATTCTTAGAAAAGATTCCAGATGTTTCAAGCctctcaaatttgaaggaattgcCTGTCCAATTTTGTACAAGATTAGTTGAGGTGCATGATTCCGTTGGATCTTTGGAAAATCTTTCTATGTTGGATTTTTTTCATTGCTCTACACTCCGAATCCTTCCAAGTAGCCTCAATTTGAGATCTTTATGCTATCTTGGTCTTCAGGATTGCCCAAGCATTCGTTATCTTCCTGAAATCGAGTGTAAAATGGAATCTTTAATTGAATTGAATCTACATGACACCGCAATAGAAGAGCTACCTTTATCCATCGAGAACCTCATACGACTCGAATCTTTATATTTAAGAGGCTGCAAAAACCTTATGCGTCTCCCAATTGCTTGCATTCGGCTGCAACATTTACGTTGGCTCGAGATTGGTGGTAATTGTCCAAATTTTGAACAGAAGATGATGGATGATGGGCTATCCCTTCTGGCTATTGAGTCTACAAAAATGGAAGAGGAGATGTCATTACGTGAAGAACGACTCCATGAATTGGAGTCTCCAACGAATTCAAGCAATGGGAGCACTGGATTACAATTGTTGAATCTTCAAAATTGTTTCCAATCAGaaacaaatttctttccaatATCTAGTTTATTTACCATGTTTAACTCCTTTGCCAGTTTGCGTCATTTATATCTATCGTCCACGTATATTGTTTGCCTTCTCACGAGCATCAAAGATATTATGAGCCTCGAATCTCTTTCCTTGAGCTATTGTTGTAAACTTGAAGAAATACTAGAGCTTCTACCAAATATAACAGAAGTAGATGTTAGGGGATGCAAGTCAGTAGAAATATTTTGGGaagtattaaaaatattagaacTCAATGGAAGCCATGTCAGATCGCTACGAAGAACTGATTTGGACAAAATGCATGAGAATATATGGAATGATAGAGTGCAAAATCCTTTTATTGTGgaaggtatgtatgtatgtgtgatcTCATTTTTAATAGTATGTATGGCttaa